CGTGCGGCAGATCGTCGGCACAGGCACGGCAGGCACGGATGTCCTTGAGCAATGCCTGTACGGCGGCCTCGTCCGCCTTACCCCGACCCATCCCAAGCGTCCCCTAGCCTGCGTCCCGCAGCATGTTGCGCGCGATCACCACCTGCTGGATCTGGCTGGTACCCTCATAGAGGCGGAAGATGCGCACATCGCGATAAAGGCGTTCGATGCCGTAATCGGCAATATAACCGGCGCCGCCATAGATCTGCACCGCGCGGTCCGCCACGCGGCCGACCATCTCCGAACAGAAATATTTGGAGCAGGATGCCTCGGTGCCTATCTCCTCGCCTGCATCGCGGCGACGGGCGGCATCCATCACCATGCAGCGGCCCGCATAGGCCTCGGTCTTGCTGTCGGCCAGCATGCCCTGCACAAGCTGGAATTCACCGATCGGCTGGCCGAACTGCTTGCGCTCGGCGGCATAGGCCACGCAATCAGCGATGAGGCGTTCAGCCACGCCGACGCACACAGCCGAGATGTGCAAACGGCCGCGCTCAAGAATCTGCATGGCGTTGATGAAGCCCATGCCCTCATCACCGAGGCGAAGCCGCGCGGGCACACGCACATTGTCGAAATTGACGTCACAAATATGCGCGCCCTGCTGGCCCATCTTCTTTTCCGGTGCACCGAGGGAAATACCTGGCAGGTCGGACGGCACGATGAAGGAGCTCACGCCCTTGGCGCCCTTCACATCCGGGTTGGTGCGGGCCATCAGTGTAAAGACATTCGCCTTGTTGGCGTTGGTGATGTAGCGCTTGGTGCCGTTGATCACATAGTCATCACCATCACGCACGGCAGTCGTCCGCACGGAGCCCGCGTCAGAGCCTGCTTCCGGCTCGGTGAGGGCGAAGCTGGCGATGATTTCGCCGGACGCCAGTCCCGGCAGCCATTCGCTTTTCTGTTCGTCGGTGCCGAACATCACGATGCCCTGGCTGCCGATACCCACATTCGTTCCGAACACGGAGCGGAAAGCGGGAGACGTTTTGCCCATCTCGAACATGGTCAGGCATTCGTCTTCCATCGACAGGCCGAGGCCGCCGAACTCTTCCGGGATGGCGAGGCCGAACAGGCCCAGTTCGCGCATCTCCTGGATGATCTCGGCGGGCACGGCGTCGTCTTCGGCGACCTTGTCCTCCAGCGGGCGCAGACGCTCGCGGACGAAACGGGAGATGGAATCGAGAAGCTGTTGACGGGTTTCTGCGTCGAGGGACATAGGCGGCTTACCTTGTGGCGGATCCTGATTTTGTGGCGCGAGACTATCCATCCGTCCGGGCGAGGTCAAAACACCTAGCATGGCGGTTCAAAGGAGCGTCATCACAATCAGGAAACTAGGCTGCGCCTAGAAATAGGCCACCACCGCCATGATGCGGTCGACCCGCCCCCCATAGCGGGTAAAGGGCATGTAGAGCCCTTCGAACTCGCGGAAGTCCTTACCGATGATGTCGAGCGTGCCGCCGCTGGCAACCGGCTTCTTCTTCACGCAGATGAACTTGTAGAAGTCCATCATCACCTCGGAATAGCGCGGGCCGAAACGGGACTGCTCCGAGACGCGCTTGCCGGTGAGATTGATGTCATGCACCTCGGCGCTTTCCTGGCCGATCAGCCGGTACTGGAAATCGGCAGGCGCGGTCTCGCCCGCCTCGTCGCCTTCCGGCCAGATGACATCGATGAGCACGATGTGGCTCAGCAGGGTGCGCAGGCGCACGGGATCGATGAGCCGGATGGACGGCAAGCCCTCCGACACGTTCTCTTCCCAATAGGCAAGCCCCGCCAGAACGATCGGCTGATGAAGCTCGCTGATCGATTTGACGTGAATGGGCTGGCGTGCCGGCGCCGCCTCGGGTTGTCTGATCTCAACCACATTCATCCCAGTTTTCGAAGTAACTCCGTACACAACTTCGCACTGTGACTAATGTGATAAGACATTCCGCATTTCGAAACAGCTAGTGTGTTGCAGAGGCTTGACAAATGACAATCAGCCCTCCCGAGGAACTGTCCGGTTGGCAAACATGGGGCGCGGAAGAGCCCTTCGAGGACATGGCCGGGCCGTTTTTCTTCAGGAAAACTGCGGATGGTTACGTGTCCGCGTTCAAAGTGGAGCGGAAGCACCTCAATGGCGGCGGGGCCATCCATGGCGGCATGCTGATGACTTTCGCCGATTACTCCTTATTTACCATCGCATATGACGAGTTGCAGAACGGCGGCGGCGTCACGATCGCGCTGAACGGCGAATTCACGGCGGCGGGTCCGGCCTCGGGCATCATTTACGCGTCCGGTGAAGTTGTTCGCGAGACAGGAAGCATGGTCTTCGTGCGCGGGGTGATTACACCGGACGATCCGAATGCTGATACGGTGCTGCTTAATTTCAGCGGCATCGTGCGCAAACTGAAAAAGCGCGACTGAGCTGCGCGCACACCGATAATGCGCGGCTGAGCCGCGCACAGGGCCCCGGCCAACGGGTGCTCGCGAGGAACTGCCGAAGAGAGGGACGCTCCATGTCACTGCCCCGCCTATCCGTTCTCGACCAGTCGCCCATCCGTGCGGGCGGCACGTCGGCGGACGCGCTCAACGACACCATCGACCTGGCGCGCCGGTGCGATGTGCTCGGCTACAAGCGCTATTGGGTGGCGGAGCATCACAACACCAAGTCCTTCGCGGGCTCGGCGCCGGAGGTGCTGATCTCGCGGCTGGCGGCGGAGACAAGGTCGATCCGTGTCGGCTCCGGCGGCGTGATGATGCCGCATTATTCGCCGCTCAAGGTGGCGGAAGTCTTCCGCGTGCTCGAGACGCTGTATCCGGGTCGCATTGATC
The sequence above is drawn from the Pyruvatibacter mobilis genome and encodes:
- a CDS encoding acyl-CoA dehydrogenase family protein gives rise to the protein MSLDAETRQQLLDSISRFVRERLRPLEDKVAEDDAVPAEIIQEMRELGLFGLAIPEEFGGLGLSMEDECLTMFEMGKTSPAFRSVFGTNVGIGSQGIVMFGTDEQKSEWLPGLASGEIIASFALTEPEAGSDAGSVRTTAVRDGDDYVINGTKRYITNANKANVFTLMARTNPDVKGAKGVSSFIVPSDLPGISLGAPEKKMGQQGAHICDVNFDNVRVPARLRLGDEGMGFINAMQILERGRLHISAVCVGVAERLIADCVAYAAERKQFGQPIGEFQLVQGMLADSKTEAYAGRCMVMDAARRRDAGEEIGTEASCSKYFCSEMVGRVADRAVQIYGGAGYIADYGIERLYRDVRIFRLYEGTSQIQQVVIARNMLRDAG
- a CDS encoding PaaI family thioesterase, coding for MTISPPEELSGWQTWGAEEPFEDMAGPFFFRKTADGYVSAFKVERKHLNGGGAIHGGMLMTFADYSLFTIAYDELQNGGGVTIALNGEFTAAGPASGIIYASGEVVRETGSMVFVRGVITPDDPNADTVLLNFSGIVRKLKKRD